Below is a window of Impatiens glandulifera chromosome 2, dImpGla2.1, whole genome shotgun sequence DNA.
aataaataaattgttctggtaaaaatagagattaaatattaagaatgttttattatttatttaaacaaaacaatattaatttatttattaatataaattaataaataaaattttaatattatgttctctttaatttttactttttgaaTATACAATATATTGTCAcaattattatcaaattattttaaaaatattattaatataaaaaaatattattaaataaaatagtgtaatattttgtttgaatacagaaaatttgttaattcataatttatctGATAAAGATATTATATCAAATTCTGGAGGCGGTGAAAAAGGATAGAGTCGTAGTTATGAGCGAAGAATAAGGGATATTATCGGGAACAAAGAGAGATCTATTGAAGTTGAAAATTGGAAGTCTATACCCAAATTCTCCAGTTTTCTGAAAAATTGATCTCAGCCGCTCGATCTTTAGACTTTCTTCTAAGGTATgtctctctttctcttcatcTACACATGTTGTTTGTAATCTGGTTGTCCTGTCGAAGGCTGTTTGTGATTTTTGCATGTTTGATCGACTTGCCACGATTAATTTATAGGATTCTATACTGTTGGATTATATATACTGCTGATTTTGCGATCCTTAGTATAGAGATAGACCTACTTCAGACAATGTTTGAATGTGGTAtggtaatgattttttttgaatCTGGAAGTATTTTGTTTAACGAATATTGACCATAACACCATGAATACGCTTTCATCTCTCAAGAATCTGAAATCTTAACATTATTACCGTGATAGTGAATACAAATCTACATGATTTGTGTACTCTGTCTGACTTGTCCATGTTCTCTCAAGGACGATGATGAATAAAAGAATTTTCCTGATGAACCCAGTTGTTTAAATCTAGCATTGTGCTGATTTCAGggtaaaagaattaaaaacaCACATATGTTCCATGTTGCTTTTTATAACTTTTGTTAATTTGTCAATGGTGATTTAGATATGACTTAGagtttcttctttattttcGAATGAACATTTTTGTGCAAACTGAAACAACTTAATTAAAGGGACACGTTTTACAGAATCTATAGTAGTAATTTGATGTAATTCATGTTGGTATGCAACTGTTCCTCTCTTTCTTtaagaattgatttttttctacTTCTCTTAACtattttgtttcttaatttctgaatgACGATGAGGTATGGATCGCCGAAGAGGTAGTATAAagtttaatttagtttatatgcATATGCATGTGTATGGAACCGGTATTATGAACAGCTAGCAAGCTGTGCTTGCAGATTCAGGAACCCGTTTATAGGTTATTATCATCAGGTTGAAACTATGCTATTAGTTCCAGGTTGGAAATTTGTTATGATGATACTGAACATGTTGTAATTTTTTGAATAGCATCACTTTGCTGATGATTTGATCATTTAGAAATGAATCCTTATGGCTCCATATACCATAGTGCTGAACTCAATAATGATATAGGATTCTTATATCTAATTGCAATTAATCAAGAAAAGGCTAAATCGGTTTGCAGCAGCAAATGCTGAACTTCTTGAGCTTAAGCCAAGAAATGTATATTGTTGTGACAAAAgcaaataattttatgtttaatgtGATAATTCTGTCACTTTTTCAGGGTAATAGGAACAGGTGGTGTCTGCCACAAGTAGGAGATTTACGACCAATCAGATCTGATTATGAAGTATGTTTGTGATTATGTCATCATTTTTCGCTGAAATTGGCAGTCCTTGAAAATCTCTTTAAACTAGTAGTTATCTGTAAAGACTTTATGATGCCATGAATTTTTATGGTTCAGAGTGTCTACTACTCTTGTTGATTTGTTCGGGTGTCCAGCAACTTGATGGGTGAATTTCCCCAAGCAATTTCACTTGTTCATTTATGTAATAAAGAGTTTAGGCTTTATCCACATCCATCACCACTCTTCCATTTTGATGTATGCATCTCTAGGGATTAGGATTCTTCGTCTGAAAACCCTCTGCATTTTTTCCTGTCTGACTCTTCTAAGATTTGTTGTTTCCTATTTGACTAATCATCACTGTGGTGGCATGCAGTCACAGAAACGTTTTGTACTCTTCAAATGTTTCTGTATCATATTTAAACCTTTTGTTGACTATGCCAGAGTATATATTTTTACCAATGGCAtacttagagcttgtttgatgctAGTTTTGTTTTTGGATAAACCTTGTTTTTTGATAAAGTGTACTTATTTGGgttactttaaatattttaaattgtaataaaaataaagtaagggcattttagttgatgattggaatgatttttttttcttcttttgaccCGTGTTTATTCCGGGGTAGCTAGCATGACCCTTTGGGATCGAACCTGAAACATTTGGTTTCTTAGGTTAGACCCTTGTCACTTGAGCTACCTGTTGGGTTGATTGGAATGATTCAAGTGAtaaatgggttatttgaattaaatccaaattatCCTTTACAACAATCAAAGCCTTAGTTTTGATTCATATATTTGACtattgtcattttaattattcttctGGTTGTATAAGCTCTGTGATACTTGCTTAGTTGCATTTTCTCTCTTAGTCTGAAACTTATGCTAATGCTTAGTGTGTGTTTTTTCCTCTTATGTTTAGGAGCCGTGTGAAATGGGATGAGATTAATCTTGGGGATATTGAAAGAAACAAACCTGTAAGGCAGAAAATAACTGAACCCAAGACACCATATCACCCCAGGACTGATGATGATAGTATGTTCAATAACTTAAACTTTGTGaatacttaaattatatataagctATTGATCTCCATATGTATATTGCTTCATTTGGGACccggccttgtttgatctaggttatttccaaataaccttgTTAGATGTAGGTCATTGAAAGATTAagttatttgagtaaaaatacATTAGGGGTATAAggttataatgttttatttatttacttattttaaaatagtaggTAGTTTGGTTGATGGATTTGAACCATGTGATTGATGAGTAAATCGTGATTGATTGTTATTTGGAATAAAACAAGGCCCTTGACTCTTGAGAGATATCATCATAAACGGATGGTAATTACAGGTCCTTTCTCTCCGGGTGGTAGCTTCAATGATTGCACGGATGATGAAATGTATGCAGACGCAATATGTTCTGCTTTGAACGAAatagcttcttcttcatcttcatctagTGGGAAAATAGCAGATAAGTCTGATGCCTGGCCATCGTCTGATGATGAGACTACTGGTCCTCCTCCTGTGGAtcaagatgatgaagatgaaggttgGTTCTTAATTACTGTATGTTTGATTGGTTGATTGCACAGAGAATCCTTCATTGACAAAATGTGGAAACATTGTTTCAGATTCTGAGACAGAAAGGAACAGTTCGACCTTTAGGGAGCAGAGAAGAGCTCACTATGATGAATTTCAGCAAGTGGAAGAGCATAGAAGAAAAGGGTCATTCATGGAGGATGGTTCGGATGAGGATTTTGAGAATGGTAAAGCTAATCATGATCCTTCTTCTTCCTTAACTCAAGGAGTGAGAGATATCGAGATTGAGG
It encodes the following:
- the LOC124926494 gene encoding protein phosphatase inhibitor 2: MKSRVKWDEINLGDIERNKPVRQKITEPKTPYHPRTDDDSPFSPGGSFNDCTDDEMYADAICSALNEIASSSSSSSGKIADKSDAWPSSDDETTGPPPVDQDDEDEDSETERNSSTFREQRRAHYDEFQQVEEHRRKGSFMEDGSDEDFENGKANHDPSSSLTQGVRDIEIEDAQEQQSSSSSSLPPPKNGA